One Neovison vison isolate M4711 chromosome 2, ASM_NN_V1, whole genome shotgun sequence genomic window carries:
- the FAM167B gene encoding protein FAM167B: MSLGPLKFQAVGEETEEDEEEESLDSVKALTAKLRLQTRRPSYLEWTARVQSQAWRRAQTRPGLGGPGALCGFDSMDSALEWLRRELREMRAQDQQLAGQLLRLRAQLHRLKVDQACHLHRELLDEAELELELEPGAGLALAPPLRHLGLTRMNISARRFTLC, translated from the exons ATGTCCCTGGGACCACTGAAATTCCAGGCAgtaggtgaagaaactgaagaggacgaGGAGGAAGAGAGCCTGGACTCTGTCAAGGCTCTGACGGCCAAGCTGCGGCTGCAGACGCGGCGACCCTCGTACCTGGAGTGGACGGCCCGGGTCCAGAGCCAGGCGTGGCGCAGGGCTCAAACCAGACCTGGGCTGGGGGGTCCCGGTGCCCTCTGCGGCTTCGACTCAATGGATTCTGCCCTTGAGTGGCTCCGACGGGAGCTG CGGGAGATGCGGGCTCAGGACCAGCAGCTGGCGGGGCAGCTGCTTCGGCTGCGGGCCCAGCTGCACCGGCTGAAGGTGGACCAAGCCTGTCACCTGCACCGAGAGCTGCTGGACGAGgcggagctggagctggagctggagccgGGGGCCGGCCTCGCCTTGGCCCCGCCGCTGCGGCACCTCGGCCTCACGCGCATGAACATCAGTGCCCGGCGCTTCACCCTCTGCTGA
- the LOC122899696 gene encoding myotubularin-related protein 9-like isoform X1: MDEIEFSSTGSGWGPRSEVLSVGWGNSCETVRSLLPRGLLNSCPAGVASCPASSCPFPSARSPRLTLLESVLLLGPRPTTSGMEFLELIRTGPAQAKLLRGPEAPPLRGILCVTGHHLLLSPGPQGTSDLWLLLLRSVDSIDKRVSYDSGTITLRCKDLRVLQLDIEGVEATLDIARSIEALSSLESVITSFPFFYRPKGLRLGDAWHFHPPERYYKRVARETNAWRLSEVNEDFSLCPSYPRAVIVPRAVDDDALARCAGFRQGGRFPVLSYHHAPSGTVLLRSSQPLTGPQKRRCAEDEELLRSVLAGARPGAPGFILDTRSAQAAKQARVTGGGTEAKAAYPGWKRLHRPLERGRPLQESFVRLVEACGDLEKSMDGWLSQLEACRWLAHVKEALSTACLAAWGVEREEACVLVHGAEGTDSTLLVTSLAQLILDPLSRTMTGFQELVEREWIQAGHPFQLRCAHSAFSHARPKHEAPTFLLFLDCVWQLGHQFPLSLEFGEGLLLALFEHAYASPFGTFLCSSEKERCLCEVRTQTHSLWSGLNQPKVRRKLRNPLYVPSPLAIWPSVEPQSLQLWQGLFLRWIRPPEPSQVAWEKVWQRLASKEKTEDCEPTSKPQL, encoded by the exons atggatgAAATTGAGTTTTCCTCAACAGGGTCTGGCTGGGGTCCTCGCTCAGAGGTGCTGTCAGTAGGATGGGGAAATTCCTGTGAAACTGTTCGATCGCTTCTTCCAAGGGGCCTCCTTAACAGCTGTCCTGCCGGCGTCGCCAGCTGCCCCGCCAGTTCCTGTCCCTTTCCGAGCGCGCGCTCGCCCCGCCTGACGCTCCTGGAGTCCGTCCTTCTGCTGGGCCCCAGGCCCACCACAAGCGGAATGGAGTTCTTGGAACTGATCCGCACCGGCCCGGCCCAAGCCAAGCTGCTGCGAGGTCCGGAGGCGCCCCCACTGCGTGGCATCCTATGCGTCACCGGCCACCACCTGCTGCTGTCGCCAGGGCCTCAAGGGACTTCAGACCTGTGGCTTCTGCTGTTGCGTAGTGTAGACTCCATCGACAAGCG GGTCTCCTATGACTCCGGCACCATCACGCTGCGCTGTAAGGACCTGCGAGTGTTGCAGCTGGACATAGAGGGCGTGGAAGCCACGCTGGACATCGCCCGTTCCATCGAG GCGCTGTCGTCCTTGGAATCGGTCATCACTTCCTTTCCGTTCTTCTACCGTCCCAAGGGCTTGAGATTGGGCGACGCCTGGCACTTCCACCCACCCGAACGCTACTACAAGCGAGTAGCTCGCGAG ACTAACGCCTGGAGGCTGAGCGAGGTGAACGAGGACTTCAGCTTGTGCCCCAGTTACCCCCGCGCCGTGATCGTGCCTCGCGCTGTGGACGACGATGCCCTGGCGCGCTGCGCCGGCTTCCGCCAGGGAGGCCGCTTCCCTGTGCTCAGCTACCACCACGCTCCCAGCGGAACC GTGCTGCTACGTTCCAGCCAGCCCCTGACTGGTCCCCAGAAAAGGCGCTGCGCTGAGGACGAGGAGCTGCTGCGATCCGTGCTGGCGGGAGCTCGCCCTGGAGCCCCGGGCTTCATCCTGGACACGCGCTCCGCTCAGGCCGCCAAACAGGCCCGTGTGACTGGGGGTGGCACCGAGGCCAAAGCCGCCTACCCTGGCTGGAAACGGCTGCACCGGCCCCTGGAGAG GGGACGGCCCCTACAGGAGAGTTTCGTGCGGCTGGTGGAAGCCTGTGGGGACCTGGAGAAGAGCATGGAcggctggctcagtcaactaGAGGCCTGCCGCTGGCTGGCACATGTGAAAGAGGCCCTGAGCACCGCCTGCCTAGCAGCCTGGGGTGTGGAGAG GGAAGAAGCCTGCGTCCTGGTGCACGGGGCTGAAGGCACGGACAGCACCCTGCTGGTGACTTCGCTGGCCCAGCTCATCCTGGACCCCTTGAGCCGGACCATGACTGGATTCCAGGAGCTGGTGGAGCGCGAGTGGATCCAG gccggCCACCCCTTCCAGCTGCGCTGTGCCCACTCGGCCTTCTCCCATGCCCGCCCCAAGCATGAGGCAcccaccttcctcctcttcctggacTGTGTGTGGCAGCTGGGCCACCAGTTCCCGCTGTCGCTGGAgtttggggaggggctgctgTTGGCCCTGTTTGAGCACGCCTATGCCTCCCCTTTTGGCACCTTCCTCTGCAGCAGCGAAAAGGAGAG ATGCCTGTGTGAAGTGAGGACTCAAACCCACTCCTTGTGGTCTGGGCTCAACCAGCCGAAAGTGCGACGGAAACTCCGGAACCCACTCTACGTCCCCAGTCCCTTGGCCATCTGGCCCTCTGTGGAGCCCCAGAGCCTGCAACTTTGGCAAG gcctGTTTCTGCGCTGGATCCGCCCGCCTGAACCTTCCCAGGTGGCTTGGGAGAAGGTGTGGCAAAGACTGGCATCTAAGGAGAAGACAGAGGACTGTGAGCCAACCTCTAAGCCCCAACTTTAA
- the LOC122899696 gene encoding myotubularin-related protein 9-like isoform X3: MEFLELIRTGPAQAKLLRGPEAPPLRGILCVTGHHLLLSPGPQGTSDLWLLLLRSVDSIDKRVSYDSGTITLRCKDLRVLQLDIEGVEATLDIARSIEALSSLESVITSFPFFYRPKGLRLGDAWHFHPPERYYKRVARETNAWRLSEVNEDFSLCPSYPRAVIVPRAVDDDALARCAGFRQGGRFPVLSYHHAPSGTVLLRSSQPLTGPQKRRCAEDEELLRSVLAGARPGAPGFILDTRSAQAAKQARVTGGGTEAKAAYPGWKRLHRPLERGRPLQESFVRLVEACGDLEKSMDGWLSQLEACRWLAHVKEALSTACLAAWGVEREEACVLVHGAEGTDSTLLVTSLAQLILDPLSRTMTGFQELVEREWIQAGHPFQLRCAHSAFSHARPKHEAPTFLLFLDCVWQLGHQFPLSLEFGEGLLLALFEHAYASPFGTFLCSSEKERCLCEVRTQTHSLWSGLNQPKVRRKLRNPLYVPSPLAIWPSVEPQSLQLWQGLFLRWIRPPEPSQVAWEKVWQRLASKEKTEDCEPTSKPQL, encoded by the exons ATGGAGTTCTTGGAACTGATCCGCACCGGCCCGGCCCAAGCCAAGCTGCTGCGAGGTCCGGAGGCGCCCCCACTGCGTGGCATCCTATGCGTCACCGGCCACCACCTGCTGCTGTCGCCAGGGCCTCAAGGGACTTCAGACCTGTGGCTTCTGCTGTTGCGTAGTGTAGACTCCATCGACAAGCG GGTCTCCTATGACTCCGGCACCATCACGCTGCGCTGTAAGGACCTGCGAGTGTTGCAGCTGGACATAGAGGGCGTGGAAGCCACGCTGGACATCGCCCGTTCCATCGAG GCGCTGTCGTCCTTGGAATCGGTCATCACTTCCTTTCCGTTCTTCTACCGTCCCAAGGGCTTGAGATTGGGCGACGCCTGGCACTTCCACCCACCCGAACGCTACTACAAGCGAGTAGCTCGCGAG ACTAACGCCTGGAGGCTGAGCGAGGTGAACGAGGACTTCAGCTTGTGCCCCAGTTACCCCCGCGCCGTGATCGTGCCTCGCGCTGTGGACGACGATGCCCTGGCGCGCTGCGCCGGCTTCCGCCAGGGAGGCCGCTTCCCTGTGCTCAGCTACCACCACGCTCCCAGCGGAACC GTGCTGCTACGTTCCAGCCAGCCCCTGACTGGTCCCCAGAAAAGGCGCTGCGCTGAGGACGAGGAGCTGCTGCGATCCGTGCTGGCGGGAGCTCGCCCTGGAGCCCCGGGCTTCATCCTGGACACGCGCTCCGCTCAGGCCGCCAAACAGGCCCGTGTGACTGGGGGTGGCACCGAGGCCAAAGCCGCCTACCCTGGCTGGAAACGGCTGCACCGGCCCCTGGAGAG GGGACGGCCCCTACAGGAGAGTTTCGTGCGGCTGGTGGAAGCCTGTGGGGACCTGGAGAAGAGCATGGAcggctggctcagtcaactaGAGGCCTGCCGCTGGCTGGCACATGTGAAAGAGGCCCTGAGCACCGCCTGCCTAGCAGCCTGGGGTGTGGAGAG GGAAGAAGCCTGCGTCCTGGTGCACGGGGCTGAAGGCACGGACAGCACCCTGCTGGTGACTTCGCTGGCCCAGCTCATCCTGGACCCCTTGAGCCGGACCATGACTGGATTCCAGGAGCTGGTGGAGCGCGAGTGGATCCAG gccggCCACCCCTTCCAGCTGCGCTGTGCCCACTCGGCCTTCTCCCATGCCCGCCCCAAGCATGAGGCAcccaccttcctcctcttcctggacTGTGTGTGGCAGCTGGGCCACCAGTTCCCGCTGTCGCTGGAgtttggggaggggctgctgTTGGCCCTGTTTGAGCACGCCTATGCCTCCCCTTTTGGCACCTTCCTCTGCAGCAGCGAAAAGGAGAG ATGCCTGTGTGAAGTGAGGACTCAAACCCACTCCTTGTGGTCTGGGCTCAACCAGCCGAAAGTGCGACGGAAACTCCGGAACCCACTCTACGTCCCCAGTCCCTTGGCCATCTGGCCCTCTGTGGAGCCCCAGAGCCTGCAACTTTGGCAAG gcctGTTTCTGCGCTGGATCCGCCCGCCTGAACCTTCCCAGGTGGCTTGGGAGAAGGTGTGGCAAAGACTGGCATCTAAGGAGAAGACAGAGGACTGTGAGCCAACCTCTAAGCCCCAACTTTAA
- the LOC122899696 gene encoding myotubularin-related protein 9-like isoform X2 yields MDEIEFSSTGSGWGPRSEVLSVGWGNSCETVRSLLPRGLLNSCPAGVASCPASSCPFPSARSPRLTLLESVLLLGPRPTTSGMEFLELIRTGPAQAKLLRGPEAPPLRGILCVTGHHLLLSPGPQGTSDLWLLLLRSVDSIDKRVSYDSGTITLRCKDLRVLQLDIEGVEATLDIARSIEALSSLESVITSFPFFYRPKGLRLGDAWHFHPPERYYKRVARETNAWRLSEVNEDFSLCPSYPRAVIVPRAVDDDALARCAGFRQGGRFPVLSYHHAPSGTVLLRSSQPLTGPQKRRCAEDEELLRSVLAGARPGAPGFILDTRSAQAAKQARVTGGGTEAKAAYPGWKRLHRPLERGRPLQESFVRLVEACGDLEKSMDGWLSQLEACRWLAHVKEALSTACLAAWGVEREEACVLVHGAEGTDSTLLVTSLAQLILDPLSRTMTGFQELVEREWIQMPV; encoded by the exons atggatgAAATTGAGTTTTCCTCAACAGGGTCTGGCTGGGGTCCTCGCTCAGAGGTGCTGTCAGTAGGATGGGGAAATTCCTGTGAAACTGTTCGATCGCTTCTTCCAAGGGGCCTCCTTAACAGCTGTCCTGCCGGCGTCGCCAGCTGCCCCGCCAGTTCCTGTCCCTTTCCGAGCGCGCGCTCGCCCCGCCTGACGCTCCTGGAGTCCGTCCTTCTGCTGGGCCCCAGGCCCACCACAAGCGGAATGGAGTTCTTGGAACTGATCCGCACCGGCCCGGCCCAAGCCAAGCTGCTGCGAGGTCCGGAGGCGCCCCCACTGCGTGGCATCCTATGCGTCACCGGCCACCACCTGCTGCTGTCGCCAGGGCCTCAAGGGACTTCAGACCTGTGGCTTCTGCTGTTGCGTAGTGTAGACTCCATCGACAAGCG GGTCTCCTATGACTCCGGCACCATCACGCTGCGCTGTAAGGACCTGCGAGTGTTGCAGCTGGACATAGAGGGCGTGGAAGCCACGCTGGACATCGCCCGTTCCATCGAG GCGCTGTCGTCCTTGGAATCGGTCATCACTTCCTTTCCGTTCTTCTACCGTCCCAAGGGCTTGAGATTGGGCGACGCCTGGCACTTCCACCCACCCGAACGCTACTACAAGCGAGTAGCTCGCGAG ACTAACGCCTGGAGGCTGAGCGAGGTGAACGAGGACTTCAGCTTGTGCCCCAGTTACCCCCGCGCCGTGATCGTGCCTCGCGCTGTGGACGACGATGCCCTGGCGCGCTGCGCCGGCTTCCGCCAGGGAGGCCGCTTCCCTGTGCTCAGCTACCACCACGCTCCCAGCGGAACC GTGCTGCTACGTTCCAGCCAGCCCCTGACTGGTCCCCAGAAAAGGCGCTGCGCTGAGGACGAGGAGCTGCTGCGATCCGTGCTGGCGGGAGCTCGCCCTGGAGCCCCGGGCTTCATCCTGGACACGCGCTCCGCTCAGGCCGCCAAACAGGCCCGTGTGACTGGGGGTGGCACCGAGGCCAAAGCCGCCTACCCTGGCTGGAAACGGCTGCACCGGCCCCTGGAGAG GGGACGGCCCCTACAGGAGAGTTTCGTGCGGCTGGTGGAAGCCTGTGGGGACCTGGAGAAGAGCATGGAcggctggctcagtcaactaGAGGCCTGCCGCTGGCTGGCACATGTGAAAGAGGCCCTGAGCACCGCCTGCCTAGCAGCCTGGGGTGTGGAGAG GGAAGAAGCCTGCGTCCTGGTGCACGGGGCTGAAGGCACGGACAGCACCCTGCTGGTGACTTCGCTGGCCCAGCTCATCCTGGACCCCTTGAGCCGGACCATGACTGGATTCCAGGAGCTGGTGGAGCGCGAGTGGATCCAG ATGCCTGTGTGA